One window of the Chryseobacterium camelliae genome contains the following:
- a CDS encoding YihY/virulence factor BrkB family protein gives MGIKLPKFILKIQDFFDSIHIPLLGISLLEMFRIYFKGVFKDKIGRKAAAISWSFTISLFPMILFLLSVLPYMPHYDKLQFYIFEVLLHNIIPTNMEGDVKGYIEDSIIPNMKGLSNLTIILALVFATNGTFSLINGFNENSEEKLPDVKEFILSFFITIGFITIIFLAIFGIYYSEVVLKLFTPSYDISWLVKNLSKIIGFVSFPLFYFILLAMFYWLGTVKISRFRQAVPGAILTTVLFVLTTYLFALYVKNIARYNVLYGSIGSMILLMIWINVNVYLLLFGNELNLAIRKLRTEKILSDQLKEEETIAREDK, from the coding sequence ATGGGTATAAAACTTCCTAAATTTATCTTGAAAATTCAAGACTTTTTCGACAGCATTCATATCCCGCTTCTGGGAATATCTCTCCTGGAGATGTTCCGCATTTACTTTAAGGGGGTTTTCAAAGATAAGATCGGACGTAAGGCGGCAGCGATCTCCTGGAGTTTTACCATCAGTCTTTTTCCCATGATCCTGTTCCTGTTATCGGTACTGCCTTATATGCCGCATTATGATAAGCTTCAGTTTTATATTTTTGAGGTTTTACTGCATAACATCATACCTACCAATATGGAAGGGGATGTAAAAGGATATATTGAAGACAGCATCATTCCCAATATGAAAGGGCTCAGCAACCTGACCATTATCCTGGCTCTGGTCTTTGCGACGAACGGTACATTTTCCCTCATCAACGGATTCAACGAAAATTCAGAAGAGAAGCTCCCGGATGTAAAAGAATTCATCCTTTCATTTTTTATCACAATTGGCTTTATTACCATCATATTCTTAGCGATCTTCGGAATCTATTATTCTGAAGTAGTACTGAAATTATTTACGCCTTCGTATGACATTTCCTGGCTCGTAAAGAACCTTTCCAAAATCATCGGGTTTGTTTCCTTTCCTCTGTTCTACTTTATTCTCCTGGCTATGTTTTACTGGCTTGGAACAGTGAAAATTTCCCGTTTCAGACAGGCTGTTCCAGGCGCGATCCTGACAACAGTTTTATTTGTCCTCACTACATACCTGTTCGCCCTGTATGTTAAAAATATTGCCCGTTACAACGTATTGTATGGATCCATTGGCAGTATGATCCTTTTAATGATCTGGATTAACGTAAATGTTTACCTGCTGCTGTTCGGGAATGAGCTTAACCTGGCTATCAGGAAGCTCAGGACAGAGAAAATTTTATCAGACCAGCTTAAGGAAGAAGAGACCATAGCCCGGGAAGACAAATAG
- a CDS encoding tetratricopeptide repeat protein has product MKKHLLSLALVSVSWYSYAQDAKKAEECFKKADYQCAEQQYSQLAEKEHIQKFQSEYYNNLGTAQRRLGKTTQAFKSYEYALKANPVSAPVYANLASLHSQKGSKEKALQYIGQGLKVDPENADMYLTRSKIYDSQGKKDLAMKDLNQVLSFAPDNIYARTGLANLKKNNGDLEGALKDYNQLISEKPESLLYNGRADIYLKMKKSKEALTDINKAIAIDPKFAQSYVTKAMILFDNAKTKEACNTLDKAVSLGYEKAVLADYYAKCAVKSK; this is encoded by the coding sequence ATGAAAAAACATCTATTATCTCTAGCCCTGGTATCTGTATCCTGGTACAGCTATGCCCAGGATGCCAAGAAAGCAGAAGAATGCTTCAAAAAGGCAGATTATCAGTGTGCTGAACAACAGTATTCACAGCTGGCAGAGAAAGAACACATCCAGAAATTCCAGTCGGAGTATTACAATAACCTCGGAACGGCGCAGAGAAGGCTCGGTAAAACCACCCAGGCTTTTAAATCCTATGAATATGCGCTGAAAGCCAATCCTGTGTCTGCACCGGTGTATGCTAATTTAGCATCATTACACAGCCAGAAAGGAAGCAAAGAGAAGGCATTGCAATATATCGGGCAGGGACTGAAAGTAGATCCGGAAAATGCCGACATGTACCTTACCCGGTCTAAAATTTATGACAGCCAGGGAAAGAAAGATCTGGCCATGAAAGACCTCAATCAGGTTTTGAGCTTTGCCCCGGATAATATCTATGCCAGGACCGGACTGGCCAATCTGAAAAAGAATAACGGTGATCTTGAGGGTGCGCTGAAAGATTACAACCAGTTGATCTCTGAAAAACCGGAATCGCTGCTGTATAACGGAAGAGCGGATATCTATCTTAAGATGAAAAAGTCTAAAGAGGCATTGACAGATATTAATAAGGCTATCGCGATAGATCCTAAATTTGCACAGTCTTATGTGACCAAAGCCATGATTCTGTTCGATAATGCTAAAACTAAAGAAGCCTGTAACACACTGGATAAAGCCGTTAGCCTTGGTTATGAAAAAGCAGTCCTTGCTGACTATTATGCTAAATGCGCTGTGAAATCCAAATAA
- the nhaA gene encoding Na+/H+ antiporter NhaA, producing MQLSTYFTNFFNNSRSSGILLILCVIISLGIANTSLKDSFQAFLDLRAGTDFLHLNYSVSTWINDGLMAVFFLLVGLEIKREIIEGELSSFKNASLPIFAALGGMIIPAVIYSLLNTGTQYSNGWGIPMATDIAFSLAIVSLLGTKVPPSIKIFLAALAIVDDLGAILVIAVFYTEQIHWTYLLLSAGVALLLFILNFLKVKKIFFYIIPGLALWYFLHHSGIHATIAGVVLAFSVPTNTSHTIISPLEKLEHQLHKPVNFLIMPIFALANTNITFSSGMASSLTSSLGIGIIAGLVLGKLIGINLFSFLAIRLKLSALPQNSSWLQMAGTGLLAGIGFTMSIFIALLSFKNDIEIQNDAKFAILIASVLAGSLGFLILKTSSDKKSQQEIQ from the coding sequence ATGCAATTATCGACTTATTTTACTAATTTTTTTAATAACAGCCGTTCTTCCGGGATCCTGCTGATTCTCTGCGTCATCATTTCACTGGGTATTGCCAATACCTCTCTGAAAGATAGTTTCCAGGCATTTCTTGATCTTCGGGCGGGAACAGATTTTTTGCACCTGAACTATTCTGTCAGTACCTGGATTAATGACGGTCTGATGGCCGTATTTTTCCTGCTGGTAGGCCTTGAGATCAAACGGGAAATCATAGAAGGGGAACTTTCGTCTTTTAAAAATGCCTCCCTGCCTATTTTTGCAGCTTTGGGAGGAATGATTATTCCTGCAGTAATTTACAGCCTGCTAAATACAGGAACGCAATACAGCAACGGCTGGGGCATCCCAATGGCTACCGATATTGCCTTTTCATTGGCTATCGTATCGCTTCTCGGGACTAAGGTTCCGCCGTCCATCAAAATTTTCCTGGCTGCACTGGCTATTGTGGATGACTTGGGAGCGATCCTGGTGATTGCTGTTTTTTACACGGAACAGATCCACTGGACCTACCTGCTGTTATCCGCAGGGGTAGCCTTGCTCTTGTTTATACTCAATTTCCTGAAGGTAAAAAAAATCTTTTTCTATATCATTCCCGGGCTTGCTTTATGGTATTTCCTCCATCATTCCGGGATCCATGCAACGATTGCAGGCGTGGTGCTGGCATTTTCCGTTCCTACCAATACCTCACATACCATCATTTCCCCGCTTGAAAAGCTGGAACACCAGCTCCATAAACCGGTAAATTTCCTGATCATGCCAATCTTTGCACTGGCCAACACCAATATTACCTTCAGCAGCGGCATGGCATCCAGCCTCACCAGCAGCCTTGGAATCGGGATTATTGCAGGACTGGTGCTGGGAAAACTGATAGGTATCAACCTGTTTTCATTTCTGGCGATCCGCTTAAAGCTAAGTGCTTTGCCCCAGAACAGTTCATGGCTTCAAATGGCAGGAACAGGTCTTCTGGCCGGAATCGGTTTCACAATGTCTATTTTTATTGCCCTTTTATCCTTTAAAAACGATATTGAGATTCAGAATGACGCCAAGTTTGCGATCCTGATTGCATCAGTGCTTGCCGGATCTTTAGGTTTCCTGATATTGAAGACCAGTTCAGACAAAAAATCCCAGCAGGAAATCCAATAA
- a CDS encoding 23S rRNA (pseudouridine(1915)-N(3))-methyltransferase RlmH has translation MQINLLCIGKTDDKEITSLISYYLKRLPKHWNFDIIEIPDVKNARNLSPDLLKKEEARLFLSHTDKNDLIILLDEKGKQYTSREWAQKIDSWMGSSVKKIHILIGGAYGFSEDIYTRANEKISLSKMTFTHQMIRLFIVEQIYRADQILQGKPYHND, from the coding sequence ATGCAGATTAATTTACTTTGCATCGGCAAAACAGACGACAAAGAGATCACCTCGCTCATCAGCTATTATCTCAAACGCCTGCCGAAACACTGGAATTTTGACATCATTGAAATACCGGATGTGAAAAATGCCCGAAACCTTTCTCCGGACCTCCTGAAAAAGGAAGAAGCCAGGCTTTTTCTTTCCCATACGGATAAAAATGACCTCATCATTCTCCTGGACGAAAAAGGCAAACAATATACCAGCAGGGAGTGGGCGCAGAAAATAGATTCATGGATGGGGTCTTCCGTAAAGAAAATCCATATCCTGATCGGCGGCGCTTACGGCTTTTCTGAGGATATTTATACCAGAGCCAACGAAAAAATTTCCCTGTCCAAAATGACTTTTACCCATCAGATGATCCGACTGTTTATTGTTGAACAGATCTACAGGGCGGACCAGATTTTACAGGGGAAGCCGTATCACAATGACTGA
- a CDS encoding phosphatase PAP2 family protein translates to MEELIQEDKKVFLFLNNLGDSSFDQFWMMISGTWIWVPLYIIFLYFLYKNYKLRSLVFILVFVAIGTVVSDQLAGVFKYGVARLRPCHDPTLEHHMRIVKCGGQYGFYSAHASNTFFLATYLSILLKKKLKWFPYAIFVWAAAVAYSRIYLGVHFPIDILVGAFVGLLLGGVFAALAGKVIHKQTITE, encoded by the coding sequence ATGGAAGAGCTTATCCAGGAAGACAAAAAAGTCTTTTTATTTCTCAATAATCTGGGAGATTCATCATTTGACCAGTTCTGGATGATGATTTCCGGCACGTGGATCTGGGTCCCGTTATACATTATATTCCTTTATTTCCTGTACAAAAATTACAAGCTGAGATCACTGGTGTTCATTCTTGTTTTTGTAGCCATAGGTACTGTGGTATCGGACCAGCTTGCAGGAGTTTTCAAATATGGTGTGGCAAGGTTAAGGCCCTGCCATGATCCCACTCTGGAACATCATATGAGAATCGTGAAATGCGGCGGGCAGTACGGTTTCTATTCCGCCCATGCCTCTAATACGTTTTTTTTGGCTACTTATTTAAGTATTCTCTTGAAAAAGAAGCTTAAATGGTTTCCTTATGCTATATTTGTATGGGCAGCGGCAGTTGCTTACAGCCGGATTTATTTAGGCGTGCATTTCCCGATAGATATTTTGGTGGGGGCGTTTGTTGGACTTTTATTGGGGGGTGTATTTGCTGCACTGGCCGGAAAAGTAATCCACAAACAAACAATAACCGAATGA